From a single Papaver somniferum cultivar HN1 unplaced genomic scaffold, ASM357369v1 unplaced-scaffold_133, whole genome shotgun sequence genomic region:
- the LOC113333599 gene encoding uncharacterized protein LOC113333599, giving the protein MTYGIDLSIGDDIEERAIVVYQYMTQRMHKLFQPVPQEALTRQMVERHREDGDARMMHDYFGPNCTWGPKKFHQRLGMYRPLFLRILSEIVVADPAFDFQVDCTEKLGHSPHMKMYSVMKCLCKGIAVDSTDDYVRMGAPTVCMYVKRFTRVIVHRFGPRYMRLPTREDMERLLAENAARGFLGMLGSVDCMHFRWKNCPTAWAGTFRGHEKKPTMILEAVASYDRWFWHGFFGTPGSNNDLNVLAQSPLFDKMVNGLAAPCNYRINGHNYDKGYYLADNIYPRLSCIVQSFKILLPNQPANSLFNKYQQAKRKDVERAFGTLQNKFQIPKKPACYWDKKDINFIIKACLILHNIIENERRNLDWGQVVNEPIRQVTGIPRSYHALRNDEAYLQLRNDLVQHIWIRHGLGLRDGEMTPESPPPPPYDLDGSDGEFDPTDVYPAEQL; this is encoded by the coding sequence ATGACGTATGGTATAGATCTTAGCATTGGTGATGATATCGAGGAGAGAGCAATTGTGGTGTACCAGTATATGACTCAAAGAATGCATAAGCTCTTCCAACCGGTGCCTCAAGAAGCATTGACGCGACAAATGGTGGAAAGACACCGAGAGGATGGAGATGCAAGAATGATGCATGACTACTTTGGACCTAACTGTACTTGGGGCCCTAAGAAGTTCCACCAACGTTTGGGTATGTATCGACCTCTTTTCTTACGTATTCTAAGTGAGATTGTTGTTGCGGATCCTGCTTTTGATTTCCAAGTTGATTGCACCGAAAAACTTGGTCACTCTCCCCACATGAAGATGTATTCCGTAATGAAATGTTTGTGTAAAGGTATAGCCGTTGATAGCACAGATGATTATGTTCGTATGGGAGCGCCAACCGTCTGTATGTATGTGAAGAGGTTTACCAGGGTAATTGTTCACCGCTTTGGTCCAAGGTACATGCGACTTCCTACAAGAGAAGACATGGAAAGATTATTGGCAGAAAATGCGGCTAGAGGGTTTCTTGGAATGCTTGGAagtgttgattgtatgcattTTCGGTGGAAGAATTGTCCAACAGCATGGGCAGGTACGTTTCGTGGGCATGAGAAAAAACCTACCATGATCTTAGAAGCCGTGGCATCATATGATcggtggttttggcatggtttctttGGAACGCCAGGGTCGAACAACGACTTGAACGTCTTGGCTCAATCTCCACTTTTTGATAAGATGGTTAATGGTTTAGCAGCTCCTTGTAATTACCGCATCAATGGCCACAACTACGACAAGGGTTACTACTTGGCGGATAATATATATCCACGATTGTCTTGTATAGTGCAGTCATTCAAAATTCTTCTTCCAAATCAGCCAGCTAATTCGTTGTTCAATAAATACCAACAAGCGAAGAGAAAGGATGTTGAAAGGGCTTTTGGAACTCTCCAAAACAAGTTCCAAATACCTAAAAAGCCAGCATGTTACTGGGATAAGAAGGATATAAACTTTATTATCAAGGCTTGTTTGATTTTGCATAACATCATTGAGAATGAAAGACGTAACTTAGATTGGGGTCAAGTCGTGAACGAACCAATACGACAGGTTACTGGAATACCGAGGTCATACCACGCATTAAGGAATGATGAGGCATATCTCCAACTCCGCAATGATCTTGTTCAACACATTTGGATACGACATGGACTAGGTCTCAGAGACGGTGAAATGACACCAGAATCTCCCCCTCCACCACCATATGATCTTGATGGTTCGGATGGCGAATTCGATCCTACCGATGTTTACCCGGCAGAACAGCTTTAG